A window of the Chlorocebus sabaeus isolate Y175 chromosome 8, mChlSab1.0.hap1, whole genome shotgun sequence genome harbors these coding sequences:
- the ZBTB10 gene encoding zinc finger and BTB domain-containing protein 10 isoform X2: MTRLERSSHRTVICKVPGELVAREGKCASRARESEIPSEEGYCDFNSRPNENSYCYQLLRQLNEQRKKGILCDVSIVVSGKIFKAHKNILVAGSRFFKTLYCFSNKESPNQNNTTHLDIAAVQGFSVILDFLYSGNLVLTSQNAIEVMTVASYLQMSEVVQTCRNFIKDALNISIKSEAPESVVVDYNNRKPVNRDGLSSSRDQKIASFWATRNLTNLASSVKVENDGCNVDEGQIENYQMNDSSWVQDGSPEMAENESEGQTKVFIWNNMGSQGIQETGKTRRKNQTTKRFIYNIPPNNETNLEDCSVMQPPVAYPEENTLLIKEEPDLDGALLSGPDGDRNVNANLLAEAGTSQDGGDAGTSHDFKYGLMPGPSNDFKYGLIPGTSNDFKYGLIPGASNDFKYGLLPESWPKQETWENGESSLIMNKLKCPHCSYVAKYRRTLKRHLLIHTGVRSFSCDICGKLFTRREHVKRHSLVHKKDKKYKCMVCKKIFMLAASVGIRHGSRRYGVCVDCADKSQPGGQEGVDQGQDTEFPRDEEYEENEVGEADEELVDDGEDQNDPSRWDESGEVCMSLDD; the protein is encoded by the exons GAGTCAGAAATACCATCAGAAGAGGGGTACTGTGACTTTAATAGTAGGCCAAATGAGAACTCTTATTGCTATCAACTTCTGCGACAACTAaatgaacagagaaagaaaggtaTTCTTTGTGATGTCAGCATTGTGGTAAGCGGAAAAATCTTCAAAGCTCATAAGAACATCCTGGTTGCAGGCAGCCGTTTCTTTAAGACTTTATATTGCTTTTCAAACAAAGAAAGCCCTAACCAAAACAATACTACCCACTTAGATATTGCTGCAGTTCAAGGTTTTTCAGTCATCTTGGACTTCTTGTATTCTGGTAACCTGGTGCTCACAAGCCAAAATGCCATTGAAGTTATGACAGTGGCCAGCTATCTTCAGATGAGTGAAGTTGTTCAAACTTGCCGAAATTTCATTAAAGATGCCTTAAATATAAGCATTAAATCAGAAGCTCCAGAGTCTGTAGTTGTGGACTATAATAATAGAAAACCAGTTAATAGAGATGGTCTGTCTTCATCACGGGATCAAAAAATTGCCAGTTTTTGGGCAACACGGAATCTTACCAATTTGGCAAGCAGTGTAAAGGTTGAAAATGATGGTTGTAATGTCGACGAGGGCCAAATAGAAAACTACCAAATGAATGACAGTAGTTGGGTCCAGGATGGATCTCCTGAAATGGCTGAAAATGAATCTGAAGGTCAAACAAAAGTGTTTATTTGGAATAATATGGGCTCCCAGGGAATTCAAGAGACTGGCAAAACAAGGAGGAAAAACCAAACTACAAAaagatttatttataatattccaCCTAATAATGAAACGAATTTAGAAGATTGCTCAGTGATGCAGCCACCTGTTGCCTATCCAGAAGAAAATACACTACTCATCAAGGAAGAACCAG aTTTAGATGGTGCTCTACTCTCGGGGCCAGATGGTGATAGGAATGTGAATGCAAATTTATTGGCTGAAGCTGGCACTAGTCAAGATGGAGGTGATGCTG GTACTTCACATGATTTCAAGTATGGTTTGATGCCTGGTCCTTCAAATGATTTCAAGTATGGATTGATACCAGGTACTTCAAATGATTTCAAGTATGGATTGATACCAGGTGCTTCAAATGATTTCAAGTATGGATTATTGCCAGAATCTTGGCCAAAACAAGAAACTTGGGAAAATG GTGAATCATCTCTAATCATGAACAAGTTAAAATGCCCTCATTGTAGCTATGTAGCCAAATACAGACGAACACTAAAAAGGCACTTGCTCATTCACACAGGAGTGAGATCATTTAGCTGTGATATTTGTGGAAAACTGTTTACTCGAAGAGAACATGTAAAAAGACATTCCCTG GTgcataaaaaggataaaaaatacaaatgtatggTGTGTAAGAAGATCTTCATGTTAGCAGCCAGTGTTGGAATAAGACATGGATCTCGACGTTATGGTGTTTGTGTAGACTGTGCAGATAAATCACAACCAGGAGGGCAAGAAGGTGTAGATCAGGGACAGGATACAGAATTCCCTCGGGATGAAGAATACGAGGAGAATGAAGTAGGAGAAGCTGATGAAGAGCTAGTTGATGATGGAGAAGATCAGAATGATCCCTCTCGATGGGATGAATCAGGAGAAGTTTGTATGTCTCTAGATGATTAA